One window of uncultured Trichococcus sp. genomic DNA carries:
- a CDS encoding gluconokinase encodes MAARYVMGVDVGTTSTKAVLYETDGSAYESAYAHYPLIKENPEMAEQDLDEIFSAVLKTIKAVIQKAELGPTDIAGIGFSSAMHSLILMDAEGTPLTRSITWADNRSKKYASMLKHSEMGQRFYEKTGTPLHPMSPLSKILWLKAEKPEVFQAARWFIGIKEYIFWRLFGEFVVDYSVASATGLFNIREFRWDEEILEFCGITSQMLPLPVNPGHQLSGLSEEVAELLGLAADTPFIVGGNDGCLANLGMGAIRAGTATITIGTSGAVRMTSDKPYVSPEGRTFSYILDENHYVNGGAVNNGGNIFDWAIKQFVPANVADEDLYDKAMEMIANVAPGADGLVFHPYLNGERAPLWNADARGNFSGINMLHTKEHFLRSVLEGICLNLKDVLAAVISMNGDPTKIMASGGFSRAQVWRQILTDIIGMPIEFPETFESSCTGAALITLKSLGLVESVDDAEELMGASIEHQPNEDSKSVYAAMFPRYQEMSRLLQEFYTEK; translated from the coding sequence TTGGCAGCACGATATGTCATGGGAGTGGATGTCGGTACCACAAGCACAAAAGCCGTACTGTACGAAACGGACGGCTCTGCTTATGAATCAGCGTACGCGCATTATCCATTAATTAAAGAGAATCCCGAAATGGCGGAACAAGACTTGGATGAGATCTTTTCAGCCGTATTAAAAACAATAAAAGCAGTCATACAAAAAGCGGAATTGGGTCCGACGGATATTGCCGGCATCGGCTTTTCGAGCGCCATGCACAGCCTGATCCTCATGGACGCGGAAGGGACGCCGTTGACGAGGAGCATCACGTGGGCCGATAATCGTTCGAAAAAATACGCAAGCATGTTGAAGCATTCCGAAATGGGCCAGCGTTTTTATGAAAAAACAGGCACACCACTGCACCCGATGTCCCCATTAAGCAAGATTCTCTGGCTGAAGGCGGAAAAGCCCGAAGTGTTCCAAGCAGCGCGTTGGTTCATCGGCATCAAGGAATACATTTTTTGGCGCCTGTTCGGAGAATTCGTTGTGGATTATTCGGTTGCCTCGGCTACCGGTCTGTTCAACATCAGGGAATTCCGTTGGGATGAGGAAATCCTGGAATTCTGCGGCATAACAAGTCAAATGCTGCCTTTGCCGGTGAACCCTGGGCACCAGCTGAGCGGCCTCTCGGAGGAAGTGGCTGAGTTGCTGGGGCTGGCTGCGGATACACCCTTTATAGTCGGGGGGAATGACGGCTGCTTAGCCAACCTGGGTATGGGAGCGATCCGCGCGGGTACGGCAACAATCACAATCGGTACGAGTGGTGCGGTCCGGATGACGAGCGACAAACCTTATGTAAGCCCGGAAGGACGTACATTCAGTTATATCCTGGATGAAAACCATTATGTGAACGGCGGCGCCGTCAACAATGGCGGAAACATCTTTGATTGGGCCATCAAACAATTTGTGCCGGCGAACGTTGCTGATGAAGATCTCTATGACAAAGCGATGGAGATGATCGCAAACGTTGCGCCGGGAGCGGACGGATTGGTTTTCCATCCTTATCTGAACGGTGAACGGGCGCCTTTGTGGAATGCGGATGCCAGAGGGAATTTCAGCGGCATCAACATGCTGCATACGAAAGAACATTTTTTGCGTTCCGTTTTGGAGGGCATCTGTCTGAATCTGAAGGATGTGCTGGCGGCGGTCATCTCGATGAACGGCGATCCGACAAAAATCATGGCCAGCGGAGGCTTCTCGCGCGCGCAAGTCTGGCGCCAAATTTTGACGGATATCATCGGAATGCCGATCGAATTTCCTGAAACTTTCGAAAGTTCCTGTACGGGTGCCGCATTGATCACGCTGAAAAGCTTGGGGTTGGTGGAATCCGTGGATGATGCGGAGGAATTGATGGGCGCCTCGATCGAGCATCAACCGAATGAAGACAGCAAGTCTGTCTACGCAGCGATGTTCCCGCGTTACCAAGAGATGAGCAGGCTGTTGCAAGAATTCTATACAGAAAAATGA
- a CDS encoding PHP domain-containing protein, translating to MAYYDQHMHTHFSPDSAESFENYLEQTDGLLVTTEHLDFHDAYNGGVDTVLDYAAYSEKIDGLNAIHDGRIRRGIEVGYTPESYARIISYLTGKTFDVILLSVHQNGRYDYLQPIIDEMDPKAVMKEYFELCTEAVRQVDGANVFAHFDYGIRRLPVTVDNLREFEPALKGLLDEIMAKDMALELNTRSMYEYNNADLYRYMIGLYLEMGGTRFSLGSDAHSIKKYRYHFDDAIALLRELGVSDLTQFKDQIAYSEPI from the coding sequence TTGGCTTACTACGATCAACATATGCATACACATTTTTCGCCTGATTCTGCGGAATCATTTGAAAATTATCTGGAGCAAACAGACGGGCTGCTCGTCACAACCGAACACCTGGATTTTCATGATGCCTACAACGGCGGTGTGGATACCGTCTTGGATTATGCCGCCTACTCCGAAAAAATAGATGGATTGAACGCGATCCATGATGGACGCATCCGCCGTGGCATCGAAGTCGGCTACACACCGGAATCCTACGCGCGGATCATATCCTATCTGACAGGCAAAACGTTCGACGTCATCCTGTTGAGCGTTCACCAAAACGGGCGCTATGATTACCTGCAGCCGATCATCGATGAGATGGATCCCAAAGCGGTTATGAAGGAATATTTCGAACTTTGTACGGAAGCTGTCCGCCAAGTCGATGGCGCAAATGTCTTCGCGCACTTTGATTACGGAATCCGTCGTCTGCCGGTCACAGTAGATAATCTGCGCGAATTCGAGCCCGCACTGAAAGGACTTCTCGATGAAATCATGGCAAAAGATATGGCGCTGGAATTGAACACGCGCAGCATGTATGAATACAACAATGCAGACTTGTACCGCTATATGATCGGTCTTTATCTGGAAATGGGCGGAACCCGCTTCAGTCTCGGTTCGGATGCGCACAGCATCAAAAAATACCGTTACCATTTCGACGATGCCATCGCGTTGTTGCGCGAGTTGGGTGTGAGCGATTTGACCCAGTTCAAAGACCAGATCGCTTATTCTGAGCCCATTTGA
- a CDS encoding chromate transporter has translation MTHFQGVPGALLATVGIFLPSFLLILLLHPLFNKLRSSKIFAGILDGITVASLALMASVSWFSVLIFAVSFIGLIRFKVNSSYLIIMGGFIGWLVTSF, from the coding sequence GTGACTCATTTCCAAGGCGTACCGGGTGCCTTATTGGCGACAGTCGGCATATTCTTGCCTTCCTTCCTGTTGATTCTTTTGTTGCATCCGCTATTCAACAAACTGCGTTCATCCAAAATCTTCGCCGGTATTTTGGACGGAATCACGGTCGCTTCGCTGGCATTGATGGCATCCGTTTCGTGGTTCAGTGTCCTCATCTTCGCAGTCAGTTTCATCGGCCTGATCAGATTCAAAGTGAACTCCTCCTATCTGATCATCATGGGCGGCTTCATCGGGTGGCTGGTTACATCGTTTTGA
- a CDS encoding ABC transporter ATP-binding protein yields MAYIEFRNIRKSYDGENLVLKDLNLKINEGDLVTLLGPSGCGKSTLLRSLAGFESIDGGSIHINGQDVTDLPPGKRNIGMVFQQYSLFPNMNVAENIAFGLKMQKMNQSLIKEKVARIIELVDLSGKENHYPTQLSGGQKQRVALARAIVTEPKVLLLDEPLSAIDALLRKNLQKQIRRIQKALHITTIFVTHDQDEAMLMSDVIHVMASGKIEQSGTPTEIYTHPETHFVASFIGNYNLLNNADFEKLTQQKTQASQIAIRPEAIEYFKEPQLETTEHLYFKGKVVDETISGNILSYMIETDQGVALRADHLYRTFNLLDKGEQVFLKIEKRNILEF; encoded by the coding sequence ATGGCTTATATAGAATTCAGAAACATTCGAAAATCATATGACGGTGAAAATTTAGTGTTGAAAGATCTCAATCTGAAAATAAATGAGGGCGACTTGGTCACGTTATTGGGTCCGTCCGGCTGCGGGAAATCAACTTTGCTTCGTTCGCTGGCCGGTTTTGAAAGTATCGACGGGGGCAGCATCCACATCAACGGTCAGGATGTGACGGATCTGCCGCCAGGGAAAAGGAATATCGGGATGGTTTTTCAACAATACTCGCTGTTCCCCAACATGAATGTAGCCGAGAACATCGCATTCGGTTTGAAGATGCAGAAAATGAACCAGAGTTTGATCAAAGAAAAAGTAGCCCGCATCATCGAGCTCGTGGACCTGTCAGGTAAAGAGAATCATTATCCAACGCAATTGTCCGGAGGTCAAAAGCAACGGGTGGCGTTGGCACGCGCCATCGTAACCGAGCCGAAGGTCTTGTTGCTGGATGAACCCTTGTCTGCTATCGATGCGTTGCTGCGGAAGAACCTCCAAAAGCAGATCCGCCGTATCCAGAAGGCGTTGCATATCACAACGATCTTTGTCACACATGATCAGGATGAGGCGATGCTGATGTCGGACGTCATCCATGTCATGGCTTCCGGAAAAATCGAGCAGTCGGGTACACCGACTGAAATTTACACGCATCCCGAAACGCATTTTGTAGCCTCATTCATCGGCAACTACAATTTGTTGAACAACGCGGATTTTGAGAAATTGACCCAGCAAAAAACGCAGGCAAGTCAAATTGCTATCCGTCCGGAGGCCATCGAGTACTTCAAAGAGCCTCAGCTTGAGACGACTGAACATCTGTATTTCAAAGGAAAAGTGGTCGATGAAACGATCAGCGGGAATATCTTGTCCTATATGATCGAAACGGATCAAGGCGTCGCTTTACGCGCGGATCATCTGTACCGCACCTTCAATCTGCTTGATAAAGGTGAACAGGTCTTTCTGAAAATAGAAAAGCGCAATATTCTGGAGTTTTGA
- a CDS encoding ABC transporter permease subunit, with protein MKKRSNAFSSFLIVILSVILLLPLFVTLLNSLFRDLSNIIPEGFTFEFYTGIFAGTGGMAGAIGRSLLIAIIPTLVLLLLLLSAMYVVQIHYPKGDKYLDLLSKIPYGIQGVILAVSIISLYASSGTFLSNRIFLLSCAYGIVILPYMYQGIKNALTTLEVMPILEAAETLGASKLYAYFRIIVPSVLKGLVATILLSIGILFSDFVLVNIIAGSYYETTSIFLDKTRSVSGHAASAISVVIFCIMLILTNLAGYLGSKESKKAKTNAKIE; from the coding sequence GTGAAGAAACGAAGCAATGCCTTTTCTTCATTCCTGATCGTAATCCTTTCCGTGATTTTGCTGTTGCCTCTGTTTGTGACGCTGCTGAATTCTTTGTTCAGGGATTTGAGCAACATCATCCCTGAAGGCTTCACTTTTGAATTCTATACCGGCATTTTTGCTGGAACAGGCGGGATGGCTGGCGCGATAGGCAGGTCTTTGTTGATTGCGATCATTCCGACACTGGTTCTGTTGCTGCTCCTTTTGTCGGCGATGTATGTCGTACAGATCCATTACCCGAAAGGTGATAAATATTTGGATCTGTTGTCAAAAATACCGTACGGCATCCAAGGGGTCATACTCGCGGTTTCGATCATTTCGCTCTATGCCTCTTCCGGCACCTTTCTGTCGAACCGCATTTTTTTGTTGAGCTGTGCCTACGGAATCGTCATCCTGCCCTACATGTACCAAGGCATAAAAAATGCGTTGACCACATTGGAAGTCATGCCGATTCTGGAGGCTGCGGAAACGCTGGGAGCCAGTAAGCTGTACGCCTATTTCCGAATCATCGTACCCAGCGTATTGAAAGGTTTGGTTGCGACGATTCTGCTCTCGATAGGCATCCTGTTCAGCGATTTCGTATTGGTGAACATCATTGCGGGCAGTTATTATGAAACAACCAGCATCTTCCTGGATAAAACCAGAAGCGTTTCGGGGCATGCGGCCAGCGCGATTTCCGTAGTCATCTTCTGCATCATGCTGATATTGACGAACTTGGCGGGTTATCTCGGATCGAAAGAGTCCAAAAAAGCAAAAACGAACGCTAAAATCGAGTAG
- a CDS encoding ABC transporter permease subunit, with amino-acid sequence MLQNEKRKYLILLMPFALLILLFELMPLANIFVNSFLEPGTRSITLANFTTIFTSEYYLMSIKNSLFVSLLSAFIGIALALLGAYAIHTAGDSMKKFYITTLNMTSNFQGIVLAFAFILLLGNSGILTTLGEKWNLVGLNNYDLYTTSGILITFIYFQIPLATLLLYPSFDGIKTEYKEAASLMNATTWQFWSKIGLPLVLPSIFGTFSVLFSNALAAYATPYALLGNNYALLPIRISSMFTGDVVQQVELGSALSIVMLALMSTMTVISTSLLKKFRKGV; translated from the coding sequence ATGCTGCAGAATGAAAAACGCAAGTATCTCATATTGCTGATGCCGTTCGCGCTGCTGATCCTCTTGTTCGAATTGATGCCGTTAGCCAACATCTTCGTCAACAGTTTCCTGGAACCCGGAACTCGCAGCATTACGCTTGCCAATTTCACAACCATTTTTACGAGTGAGTATTACTTGATGTCGATCAAGAACAGCTTGTTCGTTTCCTTGCTGTCAGCATTCATCGGGATTGCGCTAGCACTCTTGGGCGCCTATGCCATCCACACTGCGGGCGACAGCATGAAAAAGTTCTACATCACGACTTTGAATATGACCTCAAACTTCCAAGGCATCGTGTTGGCTTTTGCCTTCATCCTGTTGCTGGGGAATTCAGGCATCCTGACAACCTTGGGCGAAAAATGGAATTTGGTTGGTTTGAACAACTACGATTTGTACACAACATCAGGCATCCTCATCACTTTCATATATTTCCAGATTCCCTTGGCTACCTTGTTGCTCTATCCTTCATTTGATGGCATCAAGACCGAATACAAGGAAGCGGCAAGCCTGATGAACGCGACGACTTGGCAATTCTGGTCAAAAATCGGTCTCCCGTTGGTGCTGCCGAGCATTTTCGGAACCTTTTCCGTTCTCTTTTCCAATGCGTTGGCAGCCTATGCGACACCTTATGCGCTGCTTGGGAACAATTATGCCTTATTGCCGATCCGGATTTCATCCATGTTTACGGGTGATGTCGTCCAACAGGTGGAACTGGGGAGTGCCTTGTCGATCGTGATGCTCGCATTGATGAGTACGATGACAGTGATCAGCACCAGCCTGTTAAAGAAATTCAGAAAGGGTGTGTAA
- a CDS encoding alkaline phosphatase family protein: protein MDKVIFVVLDGLNAKTAHNHMGFLEHLVEKGIMAAYTVKSEMPAQSRPLYEVLQSGVPAAENGITSNRTVRRSKERSVFEIAKEHGLKTGAASYYWVSELYNHAPFQVMEDRIQLDTDSLIEHGIFYHEDHYPDSHLIADGDYLIRKKATDYTLIHSMNIDDAGHKFGADSKEYVQAAVRVDAELSQYIWRWMSEGYQIVVTSDHGMNDYHTHNGISNEDRLVPLYLFSDKVILKDFRKEGAVVPQLEIAPFLCKLLGIPAGDRMQAIEGILMKRGSGNAAE from the coding sequence GTGGATAAAGTGATTTTTGTAGTGTTGGACGGATTGAATGCCAAGACAGCCCATAACCATATGGGCTTCTTGGAGCATCTGGTCGAAAAAGGAATAATGGCGGCTTATACCGTCAAATCGGAGATGCCTGCACAATCAAGGCCTTTGTATGAGGTTTTGCAGTCGGGCGTGCCGGCTGCTGAAAATGGCATCACCTCCAATCGTACTGTCCGCCGTTCCAAAGAACGGAGCGTTTTTGAAATCGCCAAGGAACACGGGCTCAAAACCGGGGCAGCCAGTTACTACTGGGTGAGCGAGTTGTACAATCATGCACCATTTCAAGTGATGGAGGACCGGATTCAGTTGGATACGGATTCCCTCATCGAACACGGCATTTTCTATCATGAAGACCATTATCCGGACAGTCATTTGATTGCGGATGGCGATTACTTGATCCGTAAAAAGGCTACGGATTATACGCTGATCCATTCGATGAACATCGATGATGCCGGCCATAAATTCGGTGCCGACAGCAAAGAGTATGTGCAGGCGGCCGTCCGCGTGGATGCCGAACTTTCCCAGTACATCTGGAGATGGATGAGCGAAGGCTATCAGATCGTGGTCACTTCCGATCATGGGATGAATGACTATCATACCCATAATGGCATCTCGAATGAAGATCGCCTTGTTCCGCTTTATTTGTTTTCGGACAAAGTGATCCTCAAGGACTTCCGCAAAGAAGGCGCAGTCGTGCCTCAGCTTGAAATAGCGCCATTTTTATGCAAGTTGCTGGGCATTCCGGCAGGGGATCGCATGCAGGCCATTGAGGGAATCCTGATGAAAAGAGGGTCAGGCAATGCTGCAGAATGA
- a CDS encoding extracellular solute-binding protein — translation MRLSNKRLFAGLVLSSMLVLSACGTGAATTDEAEVDLNALTLSEIETQAKEEGHVESVGMPDTWANWGETWEELETTYSLTHADTDMSSAEELALFKAEQNNPTKDIGDVGQSFGPVAEADGLTLAYKTSYWDDIPEWAKDDDGDWIVGYYGTLAFITNSGKVTDAPTSFADILEGDYKVTIGDVNAATQAQNAVLAAAIANGGDETNLDPGIAFFAELAEQGRLDLGDTSLARLESGEIEVGLFWDFNALNYANQVAETNPNASFEVTIPQDGTIQSGYATVINATAPNPHAAALAREYILSDEGQINLAKGYARPIRDNVELPQEVQDILLPEEQYVEAQPVSDYDAWEEAAAGLGQRWQEEVLTKVK, via the coding sequence ATGAGATTGTCCAACAAAAGATTGTTTGCAGGTTTGGTCTTAAGCAGTATGCTGGTTTTGAGCGCATGCGGAACAGGGGCAGCGACAACTGATGAGGCGGAAGTCGATCTGAACGCCTTGACATTGAGTGAAATTGAAACGCAAGCCAAAGAAGAAGGCCATGTGGAATCAGTAGGGATGCCGGATACGTGGGCGAACTGGGGAGAGACTTGGGAAGAACTCGAAACGACTTATAGCTTGACACATGCAGACACGGACATGAGTTCAGCTGAAGAATTGGCTTTATTCAAAGCAGAACAGAATAATCCGACGAAGGATATCGGCGATGTCGGTCAATCATTCGGTCCTGTTGCAGAAGCGGACGGCTTGACGCTGGCTTACAAAACGTCGTATTGGGATGATATCCCTGAGTGGGCGAAAGACGATGATGGCGATTGGATCGTCGGTTATTACGGAACCTTGGCTTTCATCACCAATTCTGGAAAAGTAACGGATGCCCCAACCAGCTTCGCGGATATTCTGGAAGGCGATTATAAAGTCACGATCGGCGACGTAAATGCCGCTACGCAGGCACAAAATGCGGTATTGGCTGCAGCCATCGCAAATGGCGGGGATGAAACAAACCTCGATCCCGGCATTGCCTTCTTCGCAGAACTGGCAGAACAAGGCAGATTGGACCTGGGCGACACATCGTTGGCCCGTTTGGAATCTGGGGAAATCGAAGTCGGTTTGTTCTGGGACTTTAACGCACTGAATTATGCAAATCAAGTGGCGGAAACGAACCCGAATGCCAGTTTTGAAGTGACCATTCCGCAAGATGGAACAATCCAAAGCGGATACGCAACAGTCATCAACGCGACAGCACCTAATCCGCATGCGGCAGCATTAGCCCGCGAGTACATCCTTTCTGACGAAGGCCAGATCAACTTGGCAAAAGGCTATGCGCGTCCTATCCGCGATAATGTTGAATTGCCGCAAGAGGTACAGGACATCTTGCTTCCGGAAGAACAATACGTGGAGGCGCAGCCGGTTTCCGATTACGATGCATGGGAAGAGGCTGCAGCGGGTCTCGGCCAAAGATGGCAAGAAGAAGTACTGACAAAAGTAAAATAA
- the nrdF gene encoding class 1b ribonucleoside-diphosphate reductase subunit beta, producing MANKPYIAINWNSIEDMLDKLTWEKLTEQFWLDTRIPLSNDLDDWRTLSKAEQDMLGKVFGGLTLLDTLQSQDGIAAMKEDMRTQHEEAVLNNIQFMESVHAKSYSSIFSTLNTKAEIEDIFNWTNSNEFIQRKASLINDIYKTGNQLEKKAASVLLESFLFYSGFYAPLWYLGNNKLPNVAEIIKLILRDESVHGTYIGYKFQIAYNQLSETEQEEVKNWVYMLTYELYNNEVKYTQYIYDELGWTERVKVFIRYNANKALQNLGFDPLFPDTADDVNPIVMNGISTGTSNHDFFSQVGNGYLLGAVEAMEDEDYVKWFD from the coding sequence ATGGCAAACAAGCCTTATATAGCAATCAACTGGAACAGCATCGAAGACATGCTGGACAAGCTGACATGGGAAAAACTGACGGAACAATTTTGGCTGGATACGCGGATTCCGTTGTCCAATGACTTGGACGACTGGCGCACGCTCAGCAAAGCCGAGCAGGATATGCTGGGGAAAGTGTTCGGCGGGTTGACGCTCCTGGACACCTTGCAATCGCAGGACGGGATCGCAGCCATGAAAGAGGATATGCGCACGCAACACGAGGAAGCGGTATTGAACAATATCCAGTTCATGGAATCTGTGCACGCGAAAAGCTACTCATCGATCTTCAGTACCTTGAACACGAAGGCTGAGATCGAGGACATCTTCAACTGGACCAACAGCAACGAATTCATCCAACGCAAAGCCAGTCTGATCAACGATATCTACAAGACCGGGAATCAGCTGGAAAAGAAAGCCGCAAGCGTTCTGTTGGAGTCGTTCCTGTTTTATTCGGGATTCTACGCACCGCTTTGGTATCTCGGCAACAACAAATTGCCGAACGTGGCGGAGATCATCAAGCTGATCTTGCGCGATGAATCGGTCCACGGCACCTATATCGGCTACAAATTCCAGATCGCTTACAACCAACTGTCCGAAACGGAGCAGGAAGAAGTAAAGAATTGGGTCTACATGCTGACGTATGAACTGTACAACAATGAAGTGAAATACACGCAATACATCTACGACGAGCTGGGCTGGACGGAGCGCGTCAAAGTGTTCATCCGCTATAACGCGAACAAAGCCTTGCAGAATCTGGGCTTCGATCCGTTGTTCCCGGACACGGCCGACGATGTAAATCCAATCGTCATGAACGGCATCTCGACCGGCACCAGCAACCACGACTTCTTCTCGCAAGTCGGCAACGGCTACCTGTTGGGTGCCGTCGAGGCGATGGAAGACGAAGATTACGTCAAATGGTTTGACTAA
- the nrdE gene encoding class 1b ribonucleoside-diphosphate reductase subunit alpha: MDSPKLVTKTDDVTYYKLNNEINRPIDNAIPLHKDKEAVRAYFLEHVNPNTVFFYTLDEKLNYLIEQDYIEKEFLEKYPLDFIKKLMQDTYNKKFRFKSFMAAYKFYTQYALKTNDGKRYLERYEDRIVFNALFLADGNQDLAIDLAEEMIHQRYQPATPTFLNAGRKRRGELVSCFLIQTTDDMNSIGRTINSALQLSRIGGGVGVNLSNVRAAGDPIKKIENASSGVVPIMKLLEDSFSYSNQLGQRNGAGAVYLSVFHPDIVAFLSTKKENADEKIRVKTLSLGLVIPDKFYELAAKDDQMYLFSPYDVERIYGKPFSYVDITAEYENLVNNPEISKSKIRARDLENEISKLQQESGYPYIINIDTANRTNPVDGTIVMSNLCSEILQVQQPSLLNDKQEYEVLGTDISCNLGSTNIPNLMKSPDFGKSVETMVRALTYVTDHSSIEAVPTIKNGNDQAHTIGLGGMGLHTLFATNQMHYGSPESIEFTDIYFMLLNYYTLAASNKIAKERGESFANFEKSTYYTGEYFDAYTDSDVVFQSDKVKQIFEGIKVPTKEDWLQLKQAIHESGLYHQNRLAIAPTGSISYVNETSASLHPITRLIEERQEKKTGKTYYPAPQLSNETMPYYRSAYDIDMRRVIDIYVAAQKHIDQGMSLTLFMRSELPEGMYEWKEGRTNKMTTRDLNILRNYAWRKGAKSIYYVRTFTENNDEIGANACESCTI; this comes from the coding sequence TTGGATAGTCCAAAATTAGTAACCAAAACAGATGATGTAACCTATTATAAATTGAACAACGAAATCAATCGTCCGATTGATAACGCCATCCCTCTGCATAAGGATAAGGAAGCCGTCCGGGCGTATTTCCTGGAGCATGTGAATCCAAACACGGTTTTTTTCTATACGTTGGATGAAAAATTGAATTATTTGATCGAACAGGATTACATCGAAAAAGAATTCCTGGAGAAATATCCGCTTGATTTCATCAAAAAGTTGATGCAGGATACGTACAACAAGAAGTTCCGTTTCAAGTCGTTCATGGCGGCCTACAAGTTCTATACCCAATACGCGCTGAAGACGAACGACGGCAAACGTTATTTGGAACGTTACGAAGACCGGATCGTCTTCAATGCCCTCTTTTTGGCTGACGGGAACCAAGATTTGGCGATCGACCTTGCGGAAGAGATGATCCATCAACGCTACCAACCGGCGACACCGACCTTTTTGAACGCCGGCAGAAAACGCCGCGGGGAATTGGTGTCGTGCTTCCTGATCCAAACAACGGATGACATGAACAGCATCGGCCGCACAATCAACAGTGCCCTACAACTGTCCCGCATCGGCGGAGGCGTCGGCGTGAACTTGTCGAACGTCCGGGCGGCGGGCGATCCGATCAAAAAGATCGAGAATGCATCGAGCGGCGTCGTGCCGATCATGAAGCTTCTCGAGGACAGTTTCAGCTATTCCAACCAGTTGGGCCAGCGAAACGGGGCTGGCGCGGTGTACTTGAGCGTATTCCATCCGGATATCGTGGCCTTCCTTTCCACTAAAAAAGAGAATGCCGATGAAAAGATCCGCGTGAAGACACTATCGCTGGGGCTGGTCATTCCGGATAAGTTCTATGAACTGGCGGCGAAGGACGATCAGATGTATCTGTTCAGCCCTTATGATGTGGAGCGGATCTACGGCAAACCGTTCTCCTATGTCGACATCACCGCTGAATACGAGAATCTGGTCAACAATCCGGAAATCTCCAAATCGAAGATCCGCGCCCGCGACCTCGAGAACGAAATCAGCAAACTCCAGCAGGAATCCGGTTACCCGTACATAATCAACATCGATACCGCCAACCGCACGAATCCGGTGGATGGAACGATTGTCATGAGCAACCTGTGCTCGGAAATTCTGCAGGTACAACAACCTTCCTTGCTGAACGACAAGCAGGAATATGAAGTGCTCGGGACCGACATCAGCTGCAACTTGGGTTCAACGAACATCCCGAACCTGATGAAGTCGCCTGATTTCGGAAAATCGGTCGAAACGATGGTCCGCGCCTTGACATACGTAACCGACCATTCGAGCATCGAAGCGGTCCCCACAATCAAAAACGGAAACGATCAAGCGCACACAATCGGTTTGGGCGGCATGGGGCTGCACACGCTGTTCGCGACCAATCAGATGCATTACGGTTCACCGGAATCAATCGAATTCACGGATATCTACTTTATGCTTTTGAATTATTACACATTGGCAGCCAGCAATAAAATCGCCAAAGAACGCGGAGAATCATTCGCCAATTTCGAGAAATCCACCTACTATACGGGCGAATATTTTGATGCCTATACCGATTCCGATGTCGTTTTCCAATCCGACAAAGTGAAACAAATTTTTGAGGGCATCAAAGTCCCGACGAAGGAAGACTGGTTGCAGCTGAAGCAAGCAATCCATGAATCCGGCTTGTATCACCAAAACCGATTGGCGATTGCGCCGACCGGTTCAATCAGTTACGTAAACGAAACGAGTGCGAGCCTGCATCCGATCACGCGCCTGATCGAAGAACGCCAAGAGAAGAAAACCGGGAAGACTTATTATCCGGCTCCGCAGCTTTCCAACGAAACGATGCCGTATTATCGTTCGGCCTATGATATCGATATGCGCCGTGTCATCGATATTTATGTCGCTGCCCAAAAGCACATCGACCAAGGCATGAGCCTGACGTTGTTCATGCGCTCAGAATTGCCGGAAGGCATGTACGAATGGAAAGAAGGGCGCACCAATAAAATGACGACACGCGACCTGAACATCCTGCGCAATTACGCCTGGAGAAAAGGCGCAAAGTCCATTTATTATGTGCGTACGTTTACGGAAAACAACGACGAAATCGGAGCGAACGCCTGCGAATCATGCACAATCTGA